One window of Candidatus Methylacidiphilales bacterium genomic DNA carries:
- a CDS encoding DUF4174 domain-containing protein — translation MKPTSNGQSKLPILGLSLVILGALSFSVEAAPSGQAPGTVPSVGSLGEFRWKNRVLVVRATDDEAALIRKLEQAAAAFRERDLVWFLIRAKGVESNTGRPCTAQFRSQLEKITWGETPWKTVLIGKDGGVKAKSKTLEVDAILAQIEAMPMRQQEMREIKEN, via the coding sequence ATGAAACCCACGTCCAACGGTCAGTCGAAACTGCCCATCCTCGGCCTGTCTCTGGTGATCCTGGGGGCACTGTCGTTCTCGGTAGAGGCTGCACCGAGCGGCCAGGCCCCCGGGACGGTCCCATCCGTGGGTTCCTTGGGGGAATTCCGCTGGAAGAACCGCGTGCTGGTCGTCCGGGCAACAGACGATGAAGCTGCCCTGATAAGGAAATTGGAGCAGGCGGCGGCCGCCTTCCGTGAGCGCGATCTGGTGTGGTTCCTCATTCGCGCGAAAGGGGTCGAATCGAACACCGGACGACCCTGCACCGCCCAATTCCGGAGCCAACTGGAGAAAATCACTTGGGGCGAAACCCCATGGAAAACCGTCCTGATCGGAAAAGACGGGGGCGTCAAAGCAAAGAGCAAAACCCTCGAAGTTGACGCCATCCTCGCCCAAATCGAAGCCATGCCCATGCGGCAACAGGAGATGCGGGAGATAAAAGAGAACTAA
- a CDS encoding VF530 family protein, with amino-acid sequence MPHPNDPLHNVTLEYIVTVLSERHGWEKLGRAIPIRCFLNNPSVKSSLTFLRKTPWARAKVEEWYLADKAEDAR; translated from the coding sequence ATGCCCCATCCCAACGACCCCCTGCACAACGTGACCTTGGAATACATCGTGACGGTATTGTCCGAACGGCACGGGTGGGAAAAACTGGGACGGGCCATCCCCATCCGCTGCTTCCTGAACAACCCTTCGGTCAAATCCAGCCTGACCTTCCTCCGCAAAACCCCCTGGGCCCGGGCCAAAGTCGAAGAATGGTATTTGGCCGACAAGGCGGAGGACGCCCGCTGA
- a CDS encoding transglutaminase family protein — MSTTHRFLVQARLRYHIQPAGWMLLNMAVAHCGHQRVIRESLLNSAGLPFREQVAPDSRTRFHGVNVPPGAFEVTYEAEVERTEVDFAGSWEPLEASLVDLPVDVARFLYPSRYCESDKLVRLAAKQFGSLVPGHSRVAAICNWIHDRIDYLPGATDEHSSAVDCLISRAGVCRDFAHLGIPARYGSAYVHQLPYPDFHAFFEVWLGDRWWYYDATRLAPQAGFILIGGGHDAGDTSVATMSAGVQFESMEIQVQKLTPIVPAYTASPISFE; from the coding sequence ATGTCCACCACCCACCGGTTCCTCGTCCAGGCGCGGCTGCGCTACCACATCCAACCCGCGGGGTGGATGTTGTTGAACATGGCGGTCGCCCACTGCGGGCACCAGCGGGTGATTCGCGAATCCCTCCTCAACAGCGCGGGCCTGCCTTTCCGGGAGCAGGTGGCCCCCGATTCCCGCACCCGGTTCCATGGGGTCAACGTCCCGCCCGGGGCCTTCGAAGTGACCTACGAGGCCGAAGTGGAACGAACCGAGGTCGACTTCGCGGGATCGTGGGAACCCTTGGAGGCCTCGCTGGTCGATCTGCCAGTCGACGTGGCGCGGTTCCTTTACCCGAGCCGCTACTGCGAATCCGACAAGCTGGTCCGCCTGGCCGCCAAGCAATTCGGATCCCTCGTCCCCGGTCACAGCCGGGTGGCGGCGATCTGCAATTGGATCCATGACCGGATCGATTACCTGCCCGGGGCCACCGACGAGCACAGCAGCGCGGTCGATTGCCTGATCTCCCGCGCGGGCGTTTGCCGGGACTTCGCGCACTTGGGCATCCCGGCGCGCTACGGCAGTGCCTACGTCCACCAACTGCCCTACCCGGATTTCCATGCCTTCTTCGAGGTCTGGTTGGGCGACCGGTGGTGGTATTACGACGCCACCCGCCTGGCCCCCCAGGCCGGATTCATCCTCATCGGGGGCGGCCACGATGCCGGCGACACCTCGGTGGCGACGATGTCGGCGGGGGTGCAATTTGAGTCGATGGAAATCCAGGTGCAGAAGCTCACCCCCATCGTACCCGCCTACACGGCATCGCCCATCTCGTTTGAGTAA
- a CDS encoding TIGR01777 family oxidoreductase, translating into MRIGITGVTGLIGRRLAEEASKQGHTVIGFSRKPASAASFDSPLRLLSNTEPVDVSGLDVLVHLAGEPPLGFWTEAKRRRIRDSRVLTTRHLVESLAARKDKPAVFLCASGTDYYGNRGDEVLTESSSPGSGFLSEVAQDWEAEAMKASLLSIRTACLRLGLVLDDEQGIYPLMKRIFGLGLGAWMGSGRQYLPWIHVEDAARLFLHVAENQEISGPVNAVTPEPLTNRQFSEALAASQGKKVHLAVPAWALRVTLGDLSSIVLDSQRVVPTKALQSGYAFRKLC; encoded by the coding sequence ATGCGCATCGGCATCACCGGGGTTACGGGCTTGATCGGGCGGCGACTCGCCGAGGAAGCATCCAAGCAGGGCCACACGGTCATTGGCTTTTCCCGCAAGCCAGCCTCTGCCGCGTCTTTTGACTCCCCTCTCCGCCTGCTTTCCAACACCGAACCGGTCGATGTCTCCGGCCTTGATGTCCTGGTGCATCTGGCAGGCGAACCGCCCCTCGGTTTTTGGACAGAAGCCAAACGACGCCGCATTCGCGACAGCCGGGTTCTGACCACACGGCATCTGGTGGAATCCCTGGCGGCTCGCAAAGATAAGCCCGCCGTCTTTCTCTGTGCCTCGGGTACCGACTACTACGGCAACCGGGGCGATGAAGTCCTCACGGAAAGTTCATCGCCCGGCAGCGGCTTTCTCTCCGAAGTCGCCCAAGACTGGGAGGCCGAAGCGATGAAGGCCTCCCTCCTTAGCATCCGGACGGCCTGTCTCCGATTGGGACTCGTCTTGGACGACGAGCAAGGGATCTATCCCCTGATGAAGCGAATCTTCGGACTGGGTCTGGGAGCATGGATGGGATCGGGGCGGCAATACCTGCCGTGGATCCACGTCGAAGATGCAGCCCGGCTCTTTCTTCATGTGGCCGAGAACCAGGAGATTTCGGGCCCGGTGAATGCCGTCACCCCCGAGCCTCTGACCAACCGGCAATTCAGTGAAGCCCTCGCCGCCAGCCAAGGCAAGAAAGTCCACCTAGCTGTCCCGGCATGGGCCCTGCGCGTGACGCTGGGCGACCTATCCAGCATCGTCCTCGACAGTCAACGGGTGGTACCGACGAAGGCACTCCAAAGCGGGTACGCGTTTCGAAAACTATGTTAA
- a CDS encoding SIR2 family protein, whose translation MKTKYARYDALHNDHNVYICGAGFSVPGGIPTVKDFFNKMRDAYDWLVEKERFPEADAIKDVISFRIHSSAAGYWTKLDLENIEELFSLAAASSKPDLLKKIPIAISATISYSRIINTSNSRSIGSRTTASNLAAFPYFEKVPLIGMPDVELSISSYGHHVGKLLGVFQDGTIKGENTFITFNYDTLIEEGLTDIKVPFTYSFANKTTNNEIKVHDYRADSKVKVLKLHGSMNWAKKIGGKGRRFTLYDDYDIVREKGFIPSIVPPTWQKDLSGPLTSIWGKAVEAIGCATRLIIIGFSIPKTDTHFKYLISAGLRSNASLRSIHIVDPDSSEDYQNRLYEIIPNDFEKRGILKFHKQHFQRFTTYDSGPNVFDVGRPWNRDVFQRWS comes from the coding sequence ATGAAAACTAAATACGCAAGATACGACGCTCTTCATAACGACCACAATGTCTACATTTGCGGAGCCGGTTTTTCCGTTCCTGGAGGAATACCTACAGTTAAGGACTTTTTTAACAAGATGCGAGATGCTTATGACTGGCTTGTTGAAAAGGAGAGATTTCCTGAAGCTGATGCAATCAAAGACGTTATATCTTTTAGAATACATTCCTCCGCAGCGGGCTATTGGACTAAATTAGATTTAGAAAATATTGAAGAGCTTTTCAGTTTAGCAGCTGCATCCTCGAAACCCGACCTATTGAAAAAAATCCCAATTGCAATTAGCGCGACAATAAGTTACTCCAGAATCATCAATACCTCCAATAGCAGAAGTATAGGCAGTAGAACCACAGCATCAAATTTAGCTGCTTTTCCATATTTCGAAAAAGTGCCCCTAATTGGGATGCCTGATGTAGAGCTATCTATTAGTTCTTACGGTCATCATGTTGGAAAGTTATTAGGAGTTTTTCAAGATGGGACTATAAAAGGAGAAAACACATTTATCACTTTTAATTATGATACTCTGATAGAAGAAGGATTAACGGATATAAAAGTGCCATTCACTTACTCATTTGCCAATAAAACTACAAATAATGAAATAAAAGTCCACGATTACAGAGCCGATAGTAAAGTTAAAGTCCTGAAGCTTCATGGTTCTATGAACTGGGCCAAAAAGATAGGAGGCAAAGGACGTAGATTCACACTCTACGATGATTACGATATCGTGCGTGAGAAAGGCTTCATTCCGTCAATTGTACCTCCAACATGGCAAAAAGATCTGTCGGGACCTCTTACATCAATTTGGGGAAAAGCAGTAGAAGCAATCGGCTGTGCAACTAGATTAATTATAATTGGATTTTCGATTCCCAAAACAGACACGCACTTTAAGTACTTAATTTCTGCTGGCTTAAGAAGTAACGCCTCTCTTCGAAGTATTCATATAGTAGATCCAGATTCATCAGAAGACTATCAAAATAGACTTTACGAAATCATACCCAATGATTTTGAGAAAAGAGGTATTTTAAAATTTCACAAACAACATTTTCAACGATTCACAACTTATGATTCAGGCCCAAACGTATTCGATGTAGGAAGACCCTGGAATAGAGACGTATTTCAACGATGGTCGTAG
- a CDS encoding type II toxin-antitoxin system HicB family antitoxin → MTLKAIVHKAEEGGFWAEVPALPGCVTQGETLEELRANLYEAIQLWLEAGESEEAGSRDGQILELAL, encoded by the coding sequence ATGACCCTCAAGGCAATCGTTCACAAGGCGGAAGAAGGCGGATTTTGGGCGGAAGTTCCCGCACTCCCGGGTTGTGTCACCCAGGGCGAAACCCTGGAAGAGTTGCGCGCCAACCTTTATGAAGCCATCCAACTTTGGCTTGAGGCTGGGGAATCAGAGGAAGCAGGCAGCAGGGATGGCCAGATCTTGGAGCTGGCTCTTTGA
- a CDS encoding type II toxin-antitoxin system HicA family toxin — MKQVSGKELAKAIQSKGWVLARIKGSHHIFVKEGRRERIVIPIHGQQSLKIGLLRALMKIAELSEEEI, encoded by the coding sequence TTGAAGCAAGTTTCGGGAAAAGAACTGGCCAAAGCCATCCAGAGTAAAGGATGGGTTCTTGCGCGGATCAAGGGAAGTCACCACATTTTCGTCAAAGAGGGTCGCCGAGAGCGAATAGTCATTCCCATCCATGGCCAGCAGTCTCTGAAGATCGGGCTTTTGCGCGCCTTGATGAAGATAGCCGAGCTGAGCGAAGAAGAAATCTAG